The genome window ATCCGGGTGGCTCTCGGCCTGCCAACGAGCGTCCGTGCGGCGCACGAACCGGCAATTCTATTTGTCGTCGACCGGCAGTTCTAATTGTCGCTGGTCAGCGTGTCCTCACGTATCGGTAGCAACCCTAGCTTCGGCAGCCGAATGCTGCGCGGACCTGCGTCACCACCGACCTCGACGGAGGATCTCCCGCCGCTCGTCTTGTTGCGGATGCGGAACGACTGCCGCGTGTCCGAGCGCTTCTTGAACCTCGGAAAGCCGGCCGCCCTGCTGCCGTTGGGGCGACATGCGGAGAAATGCGCGAGCGCACGTCCAAGATCTACGGCGGCCTCCTCGAAGACCTGCTGGAGCACCTCGCCGCGCCACGGGAGACCGGGCTTGCCATTCTCATCGACGCCCGCCGCCTTGGAGCACTTCCACTTGTTGAAGGAGTTGATCTGATCGAAGGGCGTCCAGGGAACGCGGATTTCTTCTCCGCTCCGCTTCGCCTCGAGCGCATCCTTCACGAGGCGGAGCGCCTGGTTGAAGGCGAAGCGGGCGGCGCCGGCGTGCCGCAGCAGCAGCTGTTCCTGCGCAGCGGTGGGCAGCAGCGTGAAGCGAAACGTGGTGTGGCGCTTGGCCGTCACGCGTCCCACCCCGAGATGGCGATCAGCGAGGAGGCCAGCGCCACTGCTGCAGCGTACGAGGCCGCCGTTTCGTCGTAGCGGGTGGCGACCCGGCGGAATGCCTTCAGGCGCCCGAAGAACCGTTCGATGACGTTGCGGAGCGCATAGAGCCTCGCGTCGAGGGCTCGCTGCTTCCTGCGGTTCGCCCGTGCAGGGATGACGGCTGCCATGCCCTGCTCTGCGACGCACGCCAGGAAAGCGTCGCTGTCGTAGGCGCGATCACCGACTAGGGCGCGTCCCTCGAGACCGAGTGTGAGCCCGATGGCCTGGCTGATTTCGTTGACCTGGCCGCCAGTCAGTTCGAAGCGCACGAGGCGTCCTCCGCCCGAGACCACGGCATGAACTTTGGTCGTGAAGCCGCCCCGCGATCGACCGAGTGCCTCGCTGCTCTGTCCGCCCCCTTTTTTCGCGCTCCAGCCGCACGTGGATGCGCCTTCTCGATCGTGCTGTCGATCAGCAGCAACTCGTCGGCTTCACCCCGAGCTGCAAGCGCTCGACGCAGCGCCTCCCAACGGCCAGACAGCGCCCACCGACGAAAGCACTGGTAGACGCTGCTCCACGTGCCGAACGAGGCCGGCAGGTCCCGCCACGGAGAGCCGGTGCGCAGCAACCAGACGATGGCTTCGACGAAGCGTCGGCCGCTTCTTCCTGTCGGACCGCGACGCCGCAGGCCGGCCACCACGGGGGCCACCCGCTCCCACTGCTCGTCCGTCAGTACGTTCCGGTTGCCCACACCTCGAGCGTGGCGAGTCACTGAACGTACGTCAAGCCGAAGGCCCCGCCCCGTCTGGGCAAAAATTGTCAACAGGCTCTAGGTTAGTGGCACACCCCAAACGCGCGTTGTCTCCGGCGGCGCGCCGAAGGAGGCCCGCGATGGAGCTCACCTCCGCACCCGGCGTGCGAATCTTCTCGACGAGCGAGGCCAACTCCCTCGTCCCCGCGCTCCAGCTCTCGTTCGCGGCCATCGGCCAGATCCGCACCGAGCTCGAGGGGCTGCTCACCGGCCTGGCTGCGGGTGACCCGTCGCGGGTGGTCGGCATCCTCCGGGGCGAGCTGGCGCCGGAGCCCGCCCAGGAGGAGTCGGTGGTCCGCCTCCAGGTCCTCGTCCTGGAACTCGGGCAGGCGGTCGAGGGGCTGGCGGACATGGGGGTGATCGTCAAGGACCTCGATCCGGGTCTCGTCGACATCCCCACCGAGATGGACGGCAGGCTGGTGATGCTCTGCTGGCAATTCGGCGAGCCCGGCGTCCACTGGTTCCACGAAACCGAGGAGGGCTTCGAGGAGCGCCACCCGCTGCCCGACGCAGCGCCGGTGCTCCACTGAGCGCCCAGTGGGGCGCTCCAACGCAAAGCAAATTGCGCGCGAAGCGCGCCTTCTTGTCCGCTTGGTCCCGCGCCAGCGGGGCCGAGTGGACAAGATGCAAGCCGGTCGCCGGCCCGAAGCCGTGCCCGGCGTGCTTGCGCCGGCGTGCGGCTTTGGGCTACGTCTCGCGTCGATTTTCGGACGATGGGCGCAGCGCCAGTTCCGGCCCGCCGCAGCCCCATGGTCCCGCTCCCACCGAGCCGACGATGCCCAAGGTCGAAATCCGCGTCGAATTCCTCTTCTCCAGCGCCCACCGGCTCCCCTTCTACGAGGGGAATTGCTCGCGCCTCCACGGCCACAACTACAAGCTGCTGGCCACGGTGGAGGGGCCGATCGATCCGCGGTCCGGCATGGTGATGGACTTCGAGGTGCTCCGCCGCCAGGTCTGGGAGAAGGCGCTGGATCGCTGCGACCACCACAACCTGAACGACTTCATGGAGAACCCCACCGCCGAGAACATCGTGGTGTGGATCTGGGAGCAGCTGCAGCCGGAGCTGCCGGGCCTCAAGGAGCTGGTGCTCTTCGAGACCCCCGAGTACTCGGTCACCTACCGCGGCGAGGCCTGATCCCGTGCCTGCTCCTGGCGAGACCCCGCGGATCCGCCCCGTCGATCGGGAGAAGATGGCGGAGGGGATCCGCCTCTTCCTCGAAGGCTGCGGCGTCGATCTCGCCGATCCCAACGTCCGGGAGACGCCGGGCCGGGTGGCCCTGGCCTGGGCCGACGAATTCCTCGACGGCTACGAGAAGAACGCCCGGGAGGTCCTCGGCGACTTCTACGAGGAGCGCAAGCCCGCAGCCGACGAGATGGTCCTGGTGACCCACATCGATTTCCAGTCGATGTGCCCCCACCACCTGCTTCCCTACCGCGGCGTCGCCCACGTGGCCTACCTGCCCGCCGGCAGGATCGTGGGCTTCTCGCGCCTCGCCCGGCTGGTGGACCTCTTCGCCCACCGCCTCATCCTGCAGGAGACCCTCGCCCGCGAGGTGGCCGAGGCGATCCGCAGCGAGCTCGGCTCCGCCGGCGCTGCGGTGCTCCTCGAGGCGGAGCAGACCTGCATGACCGTCCGCGGCGAGCGGCGCTCGCAGGCCCGGGCGATCACCGAGGCCTTCAGCGGCGACTTCGCCGAGCGGGCCGATCTCCGCGAGCGCTTCGTCAGGCGGATCGGCGTGGCGCGCTGACGCCGCGGGCCGTAGCCTATTCGCCCATGCTCGCCGATCTGACCGCATTGCTCGGCGCCCGCAAGGTGCGCGGCGCCGATCCCGACGACCTGGCCCCCTTCGCCAGGGACGAGTCCCATTGCGGCGCCTTCCCCCCTGCGGCGGTGGTCCTCGCCGAGTCGCGGGCCGACGTCGAGGCGACCTTGCGCTTCGCCAGCGAGCGGCGGATCCCCGTCACTCCCTGCGGCGCCCGCACCGGCAAGGCGGGCGGCTCGCTTCCCATCCGCGGCGGCATCGCGCTCTCGCTGGAGCGCATGGACCGGATCATCGCGGTAGAGCCCGGGGACGGCATGATGGTGGTCGAGCCCGGGGTGATCACCGGCAGGGTGATGGAGGAGGCCGAGCGGGTGGGGCTCTTCTACCCGCCCGACCCCAACTCCTGGGAGAGCTGCACCATCGGGGGCAACGTGGCCGCCAACGCCGGCGGGCCCCGCGCCCTCAAATACGGCGTCACCGGGGATTACGTGCTCGGCCTCGAGGCGGTCCTCGCAGATGGCGAGGTGATCCGCACCGGGCGCCGCACGCTCAAAGGAGTCGCGGGCTACGACCTCACCGCGCTCCTCGTCGGCAGCGAGGGGACGCTGGCGGTGGTCACCGAGATCACGCTGCGCCTCGTTCCGCTCCCGAAGGCGGTCCGCGCCGCGCTCTGCATCTTCCCCGACGCGACCGCGGCGGCGCGGGCGGTGGCACAGGTGCTCGCCGCCGGCATCCTGCCGCGGACCCTCGAGCTTCTCGACGATCAGGCGATCGCCGCTGCGGACAGCCGCGGCCCCTTCCGCTTTCCGCTCGGCGCCGGCGCGGCCATCCTCGCGGAGACCGACGGCGACGATCCCGAGAGCGTGATGGCGGCGCTGGTGCGCCTCGGCGAGATCGCGGTGGAGGCGGGCGCCCTCGACGTCCTCGTCGCGCAGGGGGAGAGCCAGCGGCGCGAGCTCTGGGCCACCCGCCGGCAGGTCTCGCTCGCGCTCAAGGCGCTCTATCCCCGCAAGGTGAGCGAGGACATCGTCGTGCCCCGCTCGAAGATCCCCCAGGCGATCGAGCGCTTCAAGGCGATCGGCCGGGAGCACGGTCTGCAGGTGGCAACTTACGGTCACGCCGGCGACGGCAACCTCCACACCAACGTGCTCTTCCGGGAGGAGGAGGAGCGGCCCGCCGTCGACGCCTGCCTCGAGGCGCTCATGCGCGAGACCCTCGCCCTCGGCGGCACGATCACCGGCGAGCACGGGGTGGGGCTGGCCAAGCGCGCCTTCCTCCCCTGGGAGCAGGGCCCGGTGCTCATCGATCTGCAGCGCCGGCTCAAGGCCACCTTCGACCCGCTGGGGATCCTCAACCCCGGCAAAATCTTCCCCGAAGATCGGTAGGTAGCGCCCCGCAACCGGGGGGCCTCCGGCGCATCCCAATCGTCTTCCGCTGCAGCGCTCCGATCGGGGCGCCGCTCCGGCCTGTTGCATTGCAACAGTTTCGCTGCAGCCGGAGCGACCGAGGGCTATTGCGCGCAACCAGCCGAGCGACCGCGCATCTCCTTCGGTAACGTAACGTCACCTTGCGGCGTCGGGTGCCGCCGGGAGAAAGAGGCCGCTTGCGATGAGGATCGGACGAGCCAGGGAATTCGAGGAGCTCCAGCCCTACCTTCGTGCGCTTCCGCGCTACCAGCCCCTGGGTCGGGAAGAGGAACGGGAGCTGGCCATCCGCTGCCGCAAGGGCGACGAGCGGGCCCGCGAGGAGCTGGTGAAGCGCAACCTTCCCTTCGTGGTGGCGGTGGCCAAGCGCAACCTCGGTCGCGGCGCCCGCCTCGACGACCTGGTGCAGGAGGGAAACATCGGCCTGATCCGCGCGGTGGAGAAGTTCGACACCGGCAAGGGCACCCGCTTCTCGACCTACGCCATCTGGTGGATCCGCGCCTACATCCAGAAGTACCTCAAGGAGGTCCACTCCTCGGTGCGCGGCGGCGAGGACGGCGCGCGCCGGGGCCTGAAGGACGTCTCTCTCGACGTGGCCGTGGACGAGGACGGCGACATCACCGCCCTCGATCGGCTGCCCGACGACGGCCCCGATCCGGAGATCCGCTTCGGCGACGCCGAGACCGACTCGATGGTCCGCGAGAGGCTGGAGCGCTTCCGCAAGCGGATCGGACCGCTGGGCTGGGACATCATCGAGGGTCGGCTCGGATCGGACGATCCCGAGACGCTGGAGCAGATCGGCCGCCGCTGGGGTCTCTCCCGCGAGCGCGTCCGCCAGGTCGAGCTCCAGACCCGCAAATTCCTCCAGCGGGCGCTGGAGGACGTGGAAGCGGAGGCCGCGGCGTAGGCTCCCCCCTGCCGCTGGCCTTCGGGAAACGGCGTGGCTCCTCCCCCCCTGGAGCCACGCCGTTTCTTTTTCCGGGAGCGGAACGCGAACGGCCCGCCCCCGGCAGTGGGGAGCAGGCCGTCGCATGCGATCAGCGCTGGAAGGTGAGCGAGACCAGCTTGTCGGACTGGATCGCCTGCGCCTCCTCGGGCGCCACGTAGTCGCTGTGGCAGGAGGCCTTGTTCGCCTCCGCCCCCACCGCCTTGCGGGTCTTGGTGGCGAGCTTGTGGATCTCCTCGGGGCTCAGGACGCCGCGCTTCTCGAGGATCTCCCGCTGCTCCGCCGTGAGCGCCGCGGACTTAGCCACCTTCTCGCGCTCGAAGCCCTCCGCCTTGCCGGAGGTGAAGTCGACGATCTCCTTCGAGATGCGCACCGAGCACCAATCGTGGCCGCACATCGCGCAAAAGTCCGTGTCCACGTCGAGATCCTCGTCGTGGTAGGCGCGGGCGGTGTCGGGATCGAAGGAGAGCTCGAAGTGCTTCTCCCAGTTGAGCGCGGCGCGGGCCTTGGTGAGGTCGTCGTCGCGATCGCGGCTGCCGGGAATGCCGAGGGCGACGTCGGCTGCGTGGGCGGCGATCTTGTAGGCGATGCAGCCCTGCTTCACGTCGTCGCGCTTCGGGAGGCCGAGGTGCTCCTTGGGCGTCACGTAGCAGAGCATCGCCGCGCCGTGGTAGGCGGCGGCGGTGGCGCCGATGCAGCTGGTGATGTGGTCGTAGCCCGGGAAGATGTCGGTGACGAGGGGCCCGAGCACGTAGAAGGGCGCGCCGTGGCACAGGGCGCGCTGCAGCTTCATGTTGTATTCGATCTGGTCGAAGGGCACGTGGCCCGGGCCCTCGACCATCACCTGGCAGCCCTTGCGCCAGGCCTTCTCGGTGAGCTCGCCCAGCGTCGCGAGCTCTGCGAGCTGCGCCTCGTCGGAGGCGTCGGCGAGGCCGCCCGGCCGCAGGCCGTCGCCCAGCGAGAACGAGACGTCGTACGCGCGCATGACGTCGCAGATCTCGTCGAAGAGCGTGTACATCGGGTTCTCGGCCTTGTGGGTGATCATCCACTTGGCCAGGAGCGAGCCGCCGCGCGACACGATCCCGATCAGCCGGTTCTTCACCATCGGCAGGTGCTCCTGGAGCACGCCGGCGTGGATGGTGAAGTAATCCACGCCCTGCGCCGCCTGGTGGCGCAGGGTGGAGAGGATCGCCTCGCGATCGAGATCCTCGATCTTGCGCCCGATGATCATCGAGTAGATCGGCACCGTGCCGATCGGCACGGTGGAGTGGCGGAGGATCGCCTCGCGGGTGGCGTCGAGGTCGCCGCCGGTGGAGAGATCCATCACCGTGTCGGCGCCCCAGCGCTCCGACCAGCGGAGCTTCTCCACCTCCTCGTCGGTGGAGGAGGAGACCGGCGAGGCGCCCATGTTGGCATTGATCTTGGTCTTCGAGGCGCGGCCGATCGCCATCGGGTCGAGGCTGTACTGCAGGTGGACCTTGTTGGCCGGGATGATCAGGCGGCCGGCGGCGATCTCGTCGCGGACCTGCTCGGGAGTGAGGTGCGGCTCCCGCTCGGCGACGCGCTTCATCTCCGGCGTCACCAGCCCCAGCCGCGCGAATTCGAGCTGGGTCACCGGCTCGAAGCCTGCGGGCGGCGTCCACTTCCCCTCCACCAGCGTCCAGTCCGGCGGCATGAAGTCCCAGGCGGTCTTGCCGCTGGGCGCCGGCATGCCCGGCGTATCCGGCGAGGAGAAGGTGAGGGCGGTTCCGACCTGCGCGCGGTTGGCGAACGAGCCGGGGCTGGTGCCCTCCGCACGGCTGGAGGGGTTGTGGGCACCGTGCAGCGGCAGCGGGTGGTTGTTTCGGGACATGCTGTCCTCCTCCTCGGAAAACGATACGGAGGGACAGCGCGCTCTTGCGCCGCGTCGCTTCCCTCCGCCGGTGCAAACCGGATCAGGTTCCACGGGTGCTTCTCAGCTGCTGCCTCAATGGCTGCAGCGCCCCGAGCGACGCGGCGGACTATAGAGCGTTCGCCCGGCTGGCGCCACAGGAGCGGAGCGCTCTCTCGGGGCGCTGTTGACCGATGAGTTAGCGCGTGCTAACAGTCGTGTCATGAGCGACGCGGCTCCCCCGTTCTTCGTCAGCGAAAGCGACCCGCCCGCCAGGCGCCGGATCCTCGAGGAGGCGTTGCGGCTCTTTGCGACGAAAGGCTTCGCGGCGACGTCCATCCGCGACATCGCGGCAGCGACCGGGTTCACCAACCCGGCCCTCTACCGCCATTTCGCCGGCAAGGAGCAGTTGGCGCTGCATCTCTTCGAGGTCTGCTACGGGAACCTTGCGGGCCGGCTCCACTACGCGGTCGGCGCGCGGGAGTTCGACGACGCCCTCTCGACCTTCGTCCGTGCCTTCCTCGTGGCGGCAGAGGAGCAGCCGGACGCCGTGAGCTGGGTGCTGGAAAACCTGCAGGCCTTCTGGCCGCAGCTGCCTGCACCACGTCGCCCGCGCAGCCTGGTGGCCGTGGTTCGGGAGTTGTTGCAACGCGGCGTCGAAGCTGGCCGGGTCCGCCCCGAGCTGCTCCCCGAGGTGGGGGCGATCGTGGTGCTCGGGACGTTGGGGCAGCTGGTTCGGATGTGGATGCTGGGGGGCGTGAGCGAGCCGCCGACCCGCTACGAACGGTCGTTGGTCGAGACGCTGCAGAGGGCGCTCGCTTGAAAGGCGCAGCCGTCTCTTTTTTTGTCGAGCATGTTAGCGAGTGCTAACGAAAGGGTAGCCCATGTTTGCCGTGAACCACGCGTTGACCGCCGTTGCCGTGCGCCGGGCCGTTCCGGAGGCGCCGCTCTGGCCGCTCCTCCTCTCGGTGCAGGCGGTCGAAATCCTCTGGGTGATTCTCCATCTGGTGGGCGTCGAGCACGTCGTCATCGAGCCGGTGGTGCGCTCGGTTGCAGACGTCCATCTCGACCACATGCCCTGGTCCCATTCCTTCGCGGGCATCGGCGCGGTCGCGATGCTGGGCGGTGTCGCTGCAGGATGGCGCTGGGGCCGCAGGGTGGGCGTTGCGGTGGCGGTGGGCGTGCTCTCGCATCTCCTCCTCGACCTCGTTACGCATGCCCCGGACCTCGCCCTCGCACCGGGCCTGGAGGGCACCCGGTTCGGCACCGGCCTCTATGTCCACGCGCCCTGGGCGGCGGTCGCCGTGGAGATGGGGTGGGGCCTGTGTTGCTGGTGGCTCGGCGGGAGGGGGCGCGCGCTCCTCGCGCTGGCGCTGCTCGGCAACCTGGCAAACCTCTCGGTGCTCGTGCCGGATGTTCCGGGCCCCGAGGCCCTCTTCGCCGGCAGGCCGGCGCTGCTGGTCGCCGTAATCGCCGTTCAGATCGCGGTCACGCTGCTACTGGTGGGCAAGCTCGCGGGGCGTCCCGAGCCGAGTCCGGCCCAGGACCCGCAGGTGGAGCCGGCGACGGCGGGCGCTTGACGGCGGCGCGGCCGACCGCTTCACTGCCGGCCGTGTCCGAGATCGTCCTCCTCCGCGCCTCGCTGCCTGCGGCGCAGCTGGCCCAGGCATTCCTCGACGCGATCGCCCGAAACGCGGAGATCGATCTCGTCGTCGAGGGGCGGCGTGCGCGGCTGCTGCCGGAAGTGGCGCGCCGCCTCACCATGGGCGGCCGCGACGCGGTGGCGGCGATGACACTCGGCGCGGCGCTCTTCCCCAAGGTGATCGGCCTGCTGGTGCAGAGCCGCCGCTTCGGCCGCACCTGGTCGTGCCGCCAGGTGGCAGGCGCCCGCGAAGTGGTCCTCGAGATCCGCAGGGCAGGTTGACCGTATGCGGGCTCGAATACGCGGATCGCGCCCGCCTCGCTCCTCCGCAAGGTCTACTCGTGTAAGCTCCCTTCACCATTAATCGACGAACGGGGACCGCAGCGCTCTCGACGAGCGACGGGCGGCCGGCTGCGCACGAGGGGGCGGATGCGAACGATTCGGATCGGAACGCTGGTGGTGGTGCTCGTCGCCTGTGGCACGAACAAAGGTGCGGGTGGTGCGGGCGGGAGCGGCGGCGCCGGGGAGGCGGGGGGCGGCGGTGCTGCCGGAGCGGGCGGGGCTGGCGGAGGCAGCGCCGGGGCAGGTGGCGCCGGGGGCGTCGGCGGGCGGGCCGGCAGCGGTGGAGCGGGTGGTTCCGGCGGCGAGCCCGGGCAGGGCGGCGGTGGTGGTGGCGGCGCTCCGGTCGGTACCGTAGAGGAGGAGTGCCAGCGCGCCTGCGAAGCGAGCGCCGCCTGCGTGCCACCCGAGACGGTGACAGAGGAGCGAATGGCCGCCTGCCGTGCGAGCTGCGAGCAATACACCGGCGCCCGGGTCGCCGCACAATGCGCCGACTGCATCGCGCTCGCCACCTGCACCCACTCCGAGATCCTCTGCATCGACGCAGGTCCCTGCGACAAGCCGCTCGCCGACCTCGATGTGGAGGGCACCGGCTTCACTGCCTGGAACGGCAGGTCGATCCGCGTCGGCACCGCCTTCCATGCGGACGGCTGGTGGCAGGACGTGCGGCACGCTGAGGTGGTGGTCACCGACGGGACCTTCTCCGCTTCGTTGCCCCAGGCCCTTCGCCCGGATCAGGACATGGTGGTGGCAGGTTGGTTCGACACCGACGGCAACGGCTGGTGCAGCTCCGGCGACGCGACCTTCCTCCTGCCCCTCGAGAGTGGCGCAGGGGTGCGTCTCGTGGAGTTCGACGCCGCGGCCACCGCGAGTCCCGACGGCTGCAACGTCTTCGGTGAGCCCTACGACACGCTTTTCGTCGGAGGCAGCGGCTTCGAAGCGCACGAGGGCCAGTGGGTCGTCGTCGCGGAAAGCCGGGGCGGGGAGGTCCACACCGGCCGCATCGAACGCGGCCGGTTCGAAGTGCGCTTCGACTGGCTCTGGTCCGGAAGCTTCGAACTCGACTGGATGATCGACGACGGCGATTGGGTCTGCGAGGAGGGAACGGATGTCGGCGGGAAGTTCTCCGTCGAAATCGGTGCGCCGCAGACCAACGTGAGCCTCGCACCCGCCGACGCGGGCACGGGCTTCTGCGCGCCGCTCGATTTCCTTGCGACCCCGTGAAAGGCCGCGCCCACGTCAGCCTGCGCGGGCGCGCCGCTTCTCTGCCAGGGCCTTCCCGAGCAGCTTCGGATCGAGGTCCACGCTGATCGGGCAATGATCCGAGCCCTTCACCTCGGGGTGGATCGCAGCGCCGCGCACCCAGGGCAGGGCGCCGGGCGAAGCCAGCACCAGATCGATCCGCCAGCCGATGTTCTTCTCGCGCACGCCGAAGCGCTGGCTCCACCACGTGTAGTGGCCTTCGCCCTGCTCGTAGTGGCGGAAGGTGTCGACCCAACCCTGCTCGATCCAGCGGCGGACCTCGTCGCGCTCCTCGGGGAGGAAGCCGCTGGTCTTCTCGTTGGCCTTGGGCCGCGCCAGATCGATCGCCTCGGGCGCGGTGTTCCAGTCGCCCATCACCAGCACCGGCTCGCCGCCGGTGAAGAGCGGCTCGAGCTTCACCTGCAGCGCCCGGTAGAAGGCGAGCTTGAAGGGCACCCGATCGTTCGAACGATCCTTGCCGCTGCCGTTGGGGAAGTAGACGTTGGCGAGCCAGAGCTTGCCGAAGCGCGCGATCTGCACGCGCCCCTCGGCGTCGAAGTCGGGATCGTCGAGCGAGGTGATCAGCTCGTCCGGCGCCCGCCTGGCGTAGAGCCCCACGCCGCTGTAGCCGGCGCGCTCGGCTGCCACCACGTGGCCGTGCCAGCCGGCGAGGGCCTGCAGCTCCGCAGGCATCTTCTCCTCGGGGCAGCGGACCTCCTGCAGGCCGACGATCTCGGCGTCGCAGCCCTCGAGCCAGGAGGAGAAACCCTTGCCGACGGCGGCGCGGATCCCGTTGACGTTCCAGCTGTAGATGCGGTGGTGCGCTGCCATCGATGCCCTGCCTGGAAATCAGCCGCGGACCAGGTGCACGCGGAGGAAGCGCCGCTTGCCCACCTTGATCTCGTAGTCGCCGGCGCCGAGCGACGCCTGCGGATCGGAGGCGCGCTCGCCGTTGATCGACACGCCGCCCTGCGCCACCAGCCGCCGCGCCTCGCCGCGCGAACCGGCAAGCCCCGTGTCGGCGAGCAACCCCGCCAGCGGCATCGCCTCCTCGCCTGCGGGCAGCGCGACCGACTTCTCCTCGATCTCCTCCGGCCGCTCCTTGCGCACGATCACCTGCTCGAAGTGCGCCTCGGCCTCGTCCGCAGCAGCAGCGCCGTGGAAGCGGGCGACGATCTCCTTCGCCAGCGCCACCTTCGCCGTCTTCGGATGCCCGGCCTTGAGCGACTCGATCTCGGCGATGGAGCGATCGGAGAGGAGCTCGTAGTAGCGCCACATGAGCTCGTCGCTCACCGACATCAACTTGCCGAACTGCTCCTGTGGCGCCTCGACCACACCGACGTAGTTTCCCAGCGACTTGGACATCTTGTCGCCGACGATCTTGCCCTTCTCCGCATCCCAGCGGGCGTCGATGCCCTCGAGGATCGGGCCGGTCATCACCACCTGCGGCCGCACGCCGTAGTCGCGCTGCAGATCGCGGCCCACGAGCAGGTTGAAGAGCTGGTCGGTGCCGCCGAGCTCCACGTCGCTCTTCAGCGCCACCGAGTCGTAGCCCTGCGCCAGCGGGTAGAGGAACTCGTGGATGGCGATCGAGCGGCCCTCCTTGAAGCGCTTCGAGAAATCGTCGCGCTCCAGCATCCGGGCCACCGGGTATTTGGCCGCCAGCGAGATCATGTCGGCGGCGCTCATCCTGCCGAACCACTCGTTGTTGAAGCGGACCTCGGTCTTCTCGGGATCGAGGATCTTGAAGACCTGCTGCTTGTAGGTCTCGGCGTTGGCCAGCACCTGCTCGGTGGAGAGGGGCGGGCGCGCGGCGCTCTTGCCGGTGGGATCGCCGATGCGGCCGGTGAAGTCGCCGATGAGGAAGATCGCCGTGTGCCCGAGGCGCTGGAAGCGGGCCATGCGCTGGATGAGCAGCGTGTGGCCGAGGTGCAGATCCGGCGCGGTGGGGTCGAAGCCCGCCTTCACCCGGAGCGGCACGCCCTTCTCGTACGACTCCTGGAGTCGCTTGAGGAGCTCTGCCTCGGTGACCAGATCGACGCAGCCGCGGGTGACCTCCCGCAGCTGCTCCTCGGGCGTTGCCTGCTGGAGCAGCGTTTCCATGGCCCGGTTCTCTACCATTTCTGAAGGGCCTGCGGGCCGCCTCTTCAGCGCCGGTGGCGGGACGGCCGGAGCACCCGGGCCTCGGTGACCACCACGTCCACCGCCTCGTCGTGGACCTCGGCGGGTACCTCGTCGAGGAGGGCCGCCTCGAGGCAGGGCCCCACCCGCAGCGCCGCCGGGTGGGCGGCGAGGGTGGCGTCGTAGTAGCCGCCGCCGCGGCCGAGGCGCCGCCCCTCGGCGTCGAAGGCGAGGGCGGGCACCACGATGAGATCGATCGAGCCCAGGGGAACGTCCCGCGACGCCGGCGGCTGCCGCACGCCCAGCGCACCGACCTCCAGTTCCGCCGGATCGTCCACCAGGGCGAAGGCGAGCTGCCGGGTGCCGGGGTGGATCCTGGGGAAGAGCACCTGCTTGCCCGCCAGCACCAGCTCGCGCCAGAGCGGCTCCATTTCGATCTCGTTGCGCAGCGCCTGGTAGAGCGCCACCACCCGGGCAGCCCGGACCTCGGGGAGCCCGCCGATGCCACCCGCGATGGCGCGGGACGCCTCGTGGAGCACGTCGGGGGAGAGGCCCCGCCGCCAGGCGAGGAGCTGCTGGCGCAGGGGCTGTTTGGCGCTGCGGGGATCGCTCATGGG of Vulgatibacter sp. contains these proteins:
- the tyrS gene encoding tyrosine--tRNA ligase; the encoded protein is METLLQQATPEEQLREVTRGCVDLVTEAELLKRLQESYEKGVPLRVKAGFDPTAPDLHLGHTLLIQRMARFQRLGHTAIFLIGDFTGRIGDPTGKSAARPPLSTEQVLANAETYKQQVFKILDPEKTEVRFNNEWFGRMSAADMISLAAKYPVARMLERDDFSKRFKEGRSIAIHEFLYPLAQGYDSVALKSDVELGGTDQLFNLLVGRDLQRDYGVRPQVVMTGPILEGIDARWDAEKGKIVGDKMSKSLGNYVGVVEAPQEQFGKLMSVSDELMWRYYELLSDRSIAEIESLKAGHPKTAKVALAKEIVARFHGAAAADEAEAHFEQVIVRKERPEEIEEKSVALPAGEEAMPLAGLLADTGLAGSRGEARRLVAQGGVSINGERASDPQASLGAGDYEIKVGKRRFLRVHLVRG
- a CDS encoding 5-formyltetrahydrofolate cyclo-ligase, giving the protein MSDPRSAKQPLRQQLLAWRRGLSPDVLHEASRAIAGGIGGLPEVRAARVVALYQALRNEIEMEPLWRELVLAGKQVLFPRIHPGTRQLAFALVDDPAELEVGALGVRQPPASRDVPLGSIDLIVVPALAFDAEGRRLGRGGGYYDATLAAHPAALRVGPCLEAALLDEVPAEVHDEAVDVVVTEARVLRPSRHRR